One genomic segment of Acanthopagrus latus isolate v.2019 chromosome 14, fAcaLat1.1, whole genome shotgun sequence includes these proteins:
- the ccdc3a gene encoding coiled-coil domain-containing protein 3a yields MLSAALLLAALCVFTHLDTFTHGCQLPSEWRPLSEGCRAELAEIIVYAKVLGIHREPPGGGAGSLYNSLPFGFGYGYEGAEEGLLYSAEVELLCDQAWGSMLEVPTGSRLNLTGLGYLSCQSHTVMENYSYFFFLRMDENYNILPHGVNFQDAIFPDTSENRRTFSSLFQFSNCTQGSQPFHTFSPEWDTQEDNRLLCSSVQAALFEEEERGRKLQERLAAAERRNRQLKERVRKVKRSLRNARKAARKAEQEAQELQEKLRAAQRRAGHHINAITQEEPPPGRYASAALRQGAQL; encoded by the exons ATGTTGTCCGCGGCTCTCCTCCTCGCAGCGCTCTGCGTCTTTACGCACCTGGACACTTTTACGCACGGCTGCCAGCTCCCGTCCGAGTGGCGGCCGCTGAGCGAGGGCTGCCGAGCGGAGCTGGCGGAGATCATCGTGTACGCCAAGGTCCTGGGGATCCACCGGGAGCCCCCGGGCGGCGGGGCGGGCAGCCTGTACAACTCGCTGCCCTTCGGGTTCGGGTACGGGTACGAGGGCGCGGAGGAAGGGCTGCTGTACTCCGCggaggtggagctgctgtgcGACCAGGCCTGGGGCAGCATGCTGGAGGTGCCCACCGGATCAAGACTCAACCTGACCGGACTGGGGTACCTGTCGTGCCAGTCTCACACCGTGATGGAGAACTACTCCTACTTCTTTTTCCTCAG GATGGACGAGAACTACAACATCCTCCCCCACGGCGTCAACTTCCAGGACGCCATCTTCCCGGACACGTCCGAGAACAGGCGCACGTTCTCCAGCCTCTTCCAGTTCTCCAACTGCACCCAGGGGAGCCAGCCCTTCCACACCTTCAGCCCCGAGTGGGACACCCAGGAGGACAACAGG ctgcTGTGCTCCTCGGTGCAGGCCGCGCTcttcgaggaggaggagcgaggcCGCAAGCTGCAGGAGCGCCTCGCCGCGGCCGAGAGGAGGAACCGGCAGCTGAAGGAGCGCGTCCGGAAGGTGAAGCGCTCCCTGAGGAACGCCCGCAAGGCGGCGCGCAAGGCCGAGCAGGAGGcccaggagctgcaggagaagctgaGGGCCGCGCAGCGGAGGGCGGGGCACCACATCAACGCCATAACGCAGGAGGAGCCTCCGCCCGGGCGCTACGCGAGCGCGGCGCTGCGCCAGGGAGCGCAGCTTTAA